In Marmota flaviventris isolate mMarFla1 chromosome 17, mMarFla1.hap1, whole genome shotgun sequence, a single genomic region encodes these proteins:
- the Dynll2 gene encoding dynein light chain 2, cytoplasmic, protein MSDRKAVIKNADMSEDMQQDAVDCATQAMEKYNIEKDIAAYIKKEFDKKYNPTWHCIVGRNFGSYVTHETKHFIYFYLGQVAILLFKSG, encoded by the exons ATGTCTGACCGGAAGGCAGTGATCAAGAACGCAGACATGTCTGAGGACATGCAACAAGATGCCGTTGACTGTGCCACACAGGCCATGGAGAAGTACAACATAGAGAAGGACATTGCTGCCTATATCAAGAAG gaatttgACAAGAAATATAATCCTACCTGGCACTGTATCGTGGGCCGAAATTTTGGCAGCTACGTCACACATGAGACAAAGCACTTCATCTATTTTTACTTGGGTcaagttgcaatcctcctcttCAAGTCAGGCTAG